GCTCCACGTAACCGAGCATGTCCCTGGAGAGGAAAAGATGTGGATCCGGATGTGGAAAGAACAAATGGCAGATCTGAACTTAAAATGACACATCTGAAATTTTAACCCTTGATTTGAAATGGGAAGTGAAGTTTTATAGTCGAATTACGTCTCATTGGAATGTATTCCATGGCTTGAATTGTTGTGCAAGTTTTCAAGGTCAgtttgaaaataatcaagatTCAAATTCTACTTTTGGTGACAGTAACGAAGGACTGTCACTTTTTCAGCAGGTGCTGAATCAAGTTGCTGCAATTTAAGAATCTTTTAATCACCCAAAGTGTATTCCTTCATATTTTGAGCCAATTTTTCAATCTTGAACTTGCTTGAACTTCCAGGTCAACTCTGTCCACTCTGAAATGTACTGCacactttttctgtttgttttttttttgtttgtttgtttttcagatttccattcatgaatatttgatttctagATTTTGTGTTGTGAAATTAAAGTCAGCAGAAATGTCAgcatattatatgtatataattttatgaaaaaaatcccattttagtgtgtgtcaaaataaaatagcaaccccagaaaactaaaaaaaaaaaaaaaaagaagttaataaaataaaagaataaaaaaattcattttttgaaaaacaaaagaaagacgAATGAACAATAAATGATCACAATCCATTTCGAATTTAGATACAAATTTTCAGAACACTACATCATTGGCTGAAATGCAGATTGACTCAGATATAATTGAACTACAAAACTCCACTTACACATTCAAATAATGTCAAGAAAATTCAgatttgtaaattttaaattcagattgttGTGGCATTCTCATTTCTCATTCCAGGTCTGccctttctttctgttctttttcttcctgtttttgagttgttgttgtttttttgttgttttgttttgtttttttgcatttcggAAGTCCCTGGATGTCGTGTTTtgaaaatctgaatttgaaaATTTGAATATGAAATTTATTGTACCACCAAAAACTTAATTAAAATTTTCTCCAGCTGATTATTATAGAGCTGAATTGAAACCTTGCACACAAATTCAGGCCATGGGATACAATTTCAATCATTCAACTACAAAACTTCATGTACAAATTCAAACATAAAAATTCctatttgtaaaatgtaaaattcggATTGTAGCAGCACTTTTCTCATTGCGTAAGCAGAGAGGTGATGTTTGGTATTCATCTGATTCCTAATTTCATATTCTCATCATGcttttttcatctgtttgtgTTCAGAAATGCAAGCCCCTTTTCGTTCCTGCTGATCCTGATGAGCTGCCCGGTGTTGACGTCCACCCATACTTCTCACTGATGGTCCTGAGGAGAGCCATCACAGAGCTGAGAGAGCGAGTGAACGATGTGTGCGACAGGGAGTTAGCCAGGATCTCGGATTTAAGTGAGTTCAGCATCAATATCAAGCAAACTAAGAACTTCTGAACTTCTTAAACCAAAATTCTCAACTCCACTTGACTGATCACTTTTAAGGATGGCTGAGGGTGCCAAACATTcagtggtgtgctgttataggaaagtaatcagtgatTACTGGTGTGATGCTGAACTTGTCCTGTACTTTCCTGTGTGCTTCCAGTTAAAGATGAGCAGAGTCTGTCGGCTGAAAGCACTTCCCCTGTCCCTGTATGTCCTGAAATAGGTACTGAACCCTAACACACTCCTTGAAACATGATCCACAACATCTTTAATTAAGATTAGGGCAATGTCCTATATGAGCTGATCATTCTCattaatatttttcagtttctccTGTGAAAAGTGTGGACCAAACACAAAGCGAGCCAAAGACCAGAGCCGACTTTTTACAGTGTAAGCATATTTTTCCCAGAGACCTGCTAATTACAACCTTTGATCTGAGAAATACTTGCTGAAATACTTTCAGAAATACTTGCTGAAATATATCTGCTAATGTAGTTTTGCATTAGAGCTatgatgctaatgtagctaatgagTCCATCTCATCCAAAaaattttttctgtaaataattacgtcaatccatttatagtttctcagtaatgtgaAATATGATTTAATGTAATCTATAAAAGTGTTAACtataaaagtgtataaaacTAGATGTTGCCATATAGTACATAGCTATATGCTGTAATGTTATGGTTGCCACCATCTTGCACAACCAacccacagattttttttatttatattttttttggaagagaAAGATTGAAGTGTTCAGAGTGACGTGATAGTTCCACTTTAAACATAAATaggtaaatattatttatgttatgtccatttatttttggatttttcctaatttagtcttggctaattcccactcaccagccagctctcccttatcacacgacagctacgaAGGCTAACAAGTGCTTCCTCTGAGGCAGATGAAGTCAGCTAagtgcatcttttcaaactgctgctcatgcaacatcaggGGGCGTCATAACAcgctcggaggaaagcgctatccacccaCTTCTGCACACACGAGCTCACCCAGTTGGTGCAGCAGAAAAGTGCTCACGATACCATCGGGAGATCAGGAGTTCAAATCtcaatgatgccacagctatGTGTGGCAAGGAGTCCGAGAGAGCAAAGTTGGCTATGATCTGTTTAGTTGGGAGGGATGGAATACTCTCTACTAGCCACTAGGTGGCATCTGTGAGTTTATTTAtctggaagagggcagatagctctttcctccaaGGGttttacactgccctgtgacacagcatgggCAGCAGTTCAAAAGATGCTTCACATTTCTGGGAGAAAGTATGTTAGCCTTTACCCTCCccagctgtcatatgataggagGAACTGGCCAAGAGCaaatttgggagaaaatgagagaaaagaaagaaaatatcacaaatgaATAGCAACTGAAATAACTGCAGGAGCACATGGGATTAGTCAGAACTCCTTCAGGAGAAAGTAGGAGAGGGTCTAAAAAAGTCCTGTGCACGTATTGTTTACAGTAAACTGTCTTACCTCATGACCTCACCTGCACAAATCTTAGTTTCCTGTCACCAATAAACAGCCCCATTGTTGTTATTTCCTTCATCTACAGTCTGCTGTGAGGTGACGTTGGACCCAAACACTGCCAACTCCTACCTCTGCCTTTCAGAGGGGAACCGGAAGGTCAGCACCTGCTACGAGTCCCAGTACTATCCGGAACATCTGGAGAGATTCAGTGGCTGGGCTCAGGTGCTGGCCAGGGAGGCCGTCTCCACgcgctgttactgggaggtggagtggagcgGCAGTGGTAGGATCGGTATCGGAGTTTCTTACAAAGGGATTAACAGGCATGCTGGGAGCACTGACGGAAAACTGGGCTGCAATTCCAAATCATGGATTTTGAACCTTTCCGATGGCCATTGTACATTTCAGCACAATAAAACCAAGCTGGAGATCCCATCTCCTATTTCAGCCAGGATAGGAGTGTATGTAGACCACAAGGCAGGGATTCTAGCCTTCTATTGCATCTCTCCGAGAAGGGACTCTATGACCTTGCTGCACAGGATACAGACGACTTTCTCCCAGCCTCTGTACCCCGGATTTTGGCTTGGCCTTGGTTCCACACTCAAACTGTGCTCCATACTTAACTTCACAGCTTAGAGAAGGGGGAATCCACAAAGCATCTTATGCTAGCAAGTGGACTTGTGGTACCTTTACTATTTAAAACCAAATGTGTTCAGATTTACATAGGAGACTGGTCTGGCCAGGTCGTATTCCTGAACTGACCCACAGGCTAGAAAACCAAGAAGTGAATAAAAGTATTATTTGAAGGTAATCAGTAAGCTTAGGTAGCTAACTGATGTAAACATGACAGCTGTTTAAACTTGGCAACTTGCATGAATTTTGCAAGATCTGACAGCATGTTTACCAAGTAGCCATAATCAAAGCCATCCTAGAAGAAATCCCATTGGTGAAAATTGATGACAGATATAAGGTGCAGTTAAAGATATTAGGTGCAATTAACATCAGATTTTGGTCCAAATCTAAATTGAAAAACATCagatttaatgtgatttttgttGTTCACATGGCCATAAAAAGGAAatctatataatatatgaaGGAGAAAAGCCTCAGATTTGGGTGAGGcatgaaactaaaaaaaattatcagaCACCAATATGAAAAGGCTCATGTCTTCAAGGACAAACATCATGCCACTCATTCAACGAGCTTCATCAGTTGTATTAAGATCCGACACCATGTTTACCACATAGTCATAACCAAGGCCATCTGGAATTCCCATCGGCGCAAATTGATGACAAAGATTAGATGCAAATGAATGGACATGAAAGTCAATACTTTTGACCTGATCATTCATCTTGAAGTTGCATTGCCATGCATCAGATTTCAGGAACAGCTGTGGTCCAAATCAGAACTGATTTTCTTTCACACAGtcataaaaaaaggaaatctgtATCACATTTGTGGGGGGAAACAACTCAGATTTCAGTGAAGTGTGAAATCATAATAAATATCTAACTAACCTTAACAGGCTAATCTCTTTAAGAATAAACGTCTTTTCGCCTTGAAGATGTTTTGCCACgccagaggtgccaacattgctaagaAGAAAATCACAGCAGACAGAGTAAAACcggaattttaccacaaaaaccttGGCGCTCTTCGGTGGACAGGACGGCCTCATTGTGTTAAcacttttattactgaaatCAAAGGAAATCAAACAGATCCAACAACTTGTCTGCCAAAGAAAGACCTTAAATATCTCAATACGTTAAAAATTAGAAAGACCTCATATGATATATAATGAAAGAATATTAAATGCGAAATACTCACCATTTGTTTTCCATTGGCTCATGCATTCACAGTTTAGAGGTCACCTAGATCGAccaaatagacttcatgtgtaaactataatgaacttttgTGGTTACACAACttcactttttgaccatatagcaTACAGttagggaattatttataatcacactatccggtgtcacccggatgaggacgggttcccttttcAATCTGGTTGCTGTCAAGGtgtcttcctcatattgtctcagggagtttttcctttgccaccgttgcctctggcttaaattcataaattaaaaaatgcatatcctgaatttatgtatttctgtaaagctgctttgtgacaatatccaccGTTGAAAAGTATGGTATGTCCATTAAAAGTATTACaagataaaactgaattgaataaacaGTCATGCAATATGAAGGTAACTGTAAATGCACCTTTCACGTATTGTCgtagcaaggggtcaaaaatcataaatgctacagCTGAACTGTAAATGCTGGCACCTCTGCTGCTCATTCGATGAGCTTCACTGATTCAAAATCTTGTGAAATTCACATCATTCCATTATATCTGACAGCAAAATATCCTCAAAATACTATAACTCAAACTACTATGACTTACTATTACCAAAAGACAAGTTCAGATAACCTGCATGACTGAAAACCTTCATGTACACACATCTGTCACAATATgtgacattaataaaaatatgcaaCACTCTGGCTCAGTCTGTAAGGCTTTGTAACTGTTTATTGGTAActgtgcaacagaaaagcagcaGGCAGCCCTTTGAAATGAGGTGATGAGTTGATTGTCGAGCAAACGCTCAGATCTTGTTGAAAGCAGCAACATCAACACTCTGGACCTGCACGCAAAATGGAAAAAGACACCGAATTAATTAATGGTTGATTGAACAAAATGATTCTCATCTGTCTCTTGTGCTATGTGCTGTGTTACGGTAATGTTTTGGGATAAACTCAGCACTCACATAGTCTTCGAATTTGGTGATTTCCTCCTCGAGTATGTCGACTCCGACTTTGTCGTCCTCGACCACGCAGTTGATCTGCAGCTTCTTGATGCCGTAACCGACGGGCACCAGTTTGGAGGCACCCCAGAGCAAACCGTCCATCTGCACTGAACGCACACACTCCTCCAGCTTGGCCATGTCTGTCTCGTCAtcccactgagagagagagagagagagagagagagagagaatgtaaaatattttaataaataatacaaataaattttaataacaataaataattattaaagcaataataatgcatttatttgcatgactaatacaaaataaacaaataaatgcattattttaatacatattaaaattactgttatttattacattaacaaataaaataaattttaatacaaatatataaacaaatattaaatgatGCATTTATTATGTCTGAGAGCAATGAAAGGAGGAAGAAACTAAAAAAAGGGattcaatataaaataaacaaatagataaattcattttaataatactattaaacaagtattattattattgttaaacaAGGGATTTGataaaactaatatatatatatatatatatatatatatatatatatatatatatatatatatatatatatatatatatatatatatatatatatatatatattagttttatCAAATCCCTTGTTTTTTTCGTCCTCTCTTCTCATACAAATAAACGCataaatattatgttaataGGTTgttaatttattgttattaaaataaattttattatttattaaattattgtaataaatagttttatgtttttatccatttctttcttcatccctattttcatttcttcctGGCCATTATGTAAGAATTGTCActcaaaaaaaatgcattaatattattttaatacttgtttaatagtattattattaaaatgaatgtattatctatttgtttatattatatatatatatatatatatatatatatatatatatatatatataatacatacaactattaataaatttataattaatcataCTGAATTACTTTAACGGTAATAAATAattcttaaattaaaataatgccTTCATTTGTTCCCTAAAGCAGTAACAATCTGAGTGCGTACAGGTTTGACGTCGAGTATGATGGAGGACTTGGCGATGAGGGCGGGTTTTTTAGCCTTCTTCGCGGCGTACTCCTGCACCCTCTGTGCTTTAATGCGCTCGGCCTCTTCGTCTTCCTCGTCACTGCCAAACAGGTCGATGTCGTcgtcctcttcttcttcttttaccaCCACTTTGGGTTTCGGAGCTGGAGCAGCCTAAAGTTGGAGAAGATAATTCAGTGTGAATGATTC
The genomic region above belongs to Pangasianodon hypophthalmus isolate fPanHyp1 chromosome 21, fPanHyp1.pri, whole genome shotgun sequence and contains:
- the eef1da gene encoding eukaryotic translation elongation factor 1 delta a (guanine nucleotide exchange protein) isoform X8; the encoded protein is MSGLQCLAQEKIWFDKSKYDEAERRFYEGINGIPSAPQSQNASKSEDQSELVSRVKSLELDNKNLHKVVDDLRAMLSKLESRLSVLEKTPSQAPKAAAASQAAPAPKPKVVVKEEEEDDDIDLFGSDEEDEEAERIKAQRVQEYAAKKAKKPALIAKSSIILDVKPWDDETDMAKLEECVRSVQMDGLLWGASKLVPVGYGIKKLQINCVVEDDKVGVDILEEEITKFEDYVQSVDVAAFNKI
- the eef1da gene encoding eukaryotic translation elongation factor 1 delta a (guanine nucleotide exchange protein) isoform X7; its protein translation is MSGLQCLAQEKIWFDKSKYDEAERRFYEGINGIPSAPQETDANGFLQDMVKARQAIQQSLAGSQNASKSEDQSELVSRVKSLELDNKNLHKVVDDLRAMLSKLESRLSVLEKTPSQAPKAAAASQAAPAPKPKVVVKEEEEDDDIDLFGSDEEDEEAERIKAQRVQEYAAKKAKKPALIAKSSIILDVKPWDDETDMAKLEECVRSVQMDGLLWGASKLVPVGYGIKKLQINCVVEDDKVGVDILEEEITKFEDYVQSVDVAAFNKI